In Myripristis murdjan chromosome 2, fMyrMur1.1, whole genome shotgun sequence, a genomic segment contains:
- the f2 gene encoding prothrombin, translating to MVEPTPKAAAVPLLVLLVQSCLAQHVFLSSQSASQVLHRSRRANQLFEEVKPGNLERECLEEICDHEEAREVFEQPDKTEDFWAKYLDCDGTQLPRTQDNIDRVRECVEGHCVAANGVNYLGNINITRSGKECQFWKSNFPHPIIREYNASEPNSILQENFCRNPDGGPDGPWCFTRDPTVQKEPCSVPKCGEAFVPPTLAPRPARTSECLISNGVDYVGDLTVTLGGRTCLEWASPRVTAMSRNKDFIPQFKLPGNKCRNPDNDPEGPWCYVEVSGNITVDYCNLELCDEPLDSLDTEEEGGGRERSVLSGPRKTFFSPRSFGKGEEVCGERPLFEKVGKEDAKEKELLESYRGSRIVGGDDAEEGSAPWQVMLYKRSPQELLCGASLISEQWVLTAAHCILYPPWNKNFSSSDILVRLGKHNRAKFERGTEKIVAIDDIIVHPKYNWRENLNRDIALLHLRRPIEFTDRIHPICLPSKKVAKTLMLEGHKGRVSGWGNLAETWNPANRNLPAVLQQIHLPIVEQDTCRASTAIRITDNMFCAGYKPEDAERGDACEGDSGGPFVMKYPDDGRWYQIGIVSWGEGCDRDGKFGFYTHLFRMRRWMRKVIDKTGGDDD from the exons ATGGTGGAACCGACACCTAAAGCGGCggctgttcctctgctggtgctgctggtgcagAGCTGCCTGGCCCAGCATG TTTTtctcagcagtcagtcagcctcTCAGGTTTTGCATCGAAGCCGacgagccaatcagctgtttgaagAGGTGAAACCAG ggAACCTGGAGAGGGAGTGTCTTGAGGAGATCTGTGACCATGAAGAAGCCAGAGAGGTGTTCGAACAGCCGGACAAAACA GAAGACTTCTGGGCCAAATACCTGG acTGTGACGGCACCCAGCTGCCGAGAACACAAGACAACATCGACAGAGTCAGAGAGTGTGTCGAGG gtcacTGCGTAGCAGCAAACGGTGTGAACTACCTGGGAAACATCAACATAACACGGTCAGGCAAAGAGTGCCAGTTCTGGAAGAGCAACTTCCCCCATCCCATAATAag ggagTACAATGCATCAGAACCGAACAGCATCCTGCAGGAGAATTTCTGTCGGAACCCGGACGGTGGCCCAGACGGGCCCTGGTGCTTCACCAGAGACCCGACGGTGCAGAAGGAGCCCTGCAGCGTCCCCAAGTGTG GTGAGGCCTTTGTCCCGCCCACTTTGGCCCCTAGGCCGGCCCGAACCAGCGAGTGTTTGATCAGTAACGGTGTAGACTACGTCGGTGACCTGACAGTGACCCTGGGGGGCCGCACCTGCCTGGAGTGGGCGTCGCCGCGGGTAACAGCAATGAGCCGGAACAAGGACTTCATCCCTCAGTTCAAGTTGCCTGGCAACAAGTGTCGTAACCCTGACAACGACCCCGAGGGACCATGGTGCTATGTGGAGGTTTCTGGAAATATTACGGTGGACTACTGCAACCTGGAACTGTGTG acgaGCCCCTGGACAGCctggacacagaggaggagggggggggcagggagCGCTCCGTTCTGTCCGGCCCGAGGAAAACATTCTTCTCCCCTCGGAGCTTCggaaagggagaggaag tgtgtggagAGCGCCCCCTGTTTGAGAAGGTGGGGAAAGAGGACGCCAAAGAGAAGGAGCTGCTGGAGTCTTACAGAGGAAGTCGCATCGTCGGGGGCGATGACGCCGAGGAGGGCTCAGCGCCATG gcaggtCATGCTGTATAAGCGCTCCCCTCAGGAGCTGCTGTGTGGAGCCTCTCTGATCTCAGAGCAGTGGGTTCTGACGGCGGCTCACTGCATCCTCTACCCTCCATGGAACAAGAACTTCAGCAGCAGCGACATCCTGGTCAGGCTGGGCAAGCACAACCGCGCCAA GTTCGAGCGCGGCACGGAGAAGATTGTGGCCATCGATGACATCATCGTCCATCCAAAGTACAACTGGAGGGAAAACCTGAACCGTGACATCGCCCTGCTGCACCTGAGACGACCAATCGAATTCACCGACAGGATCCATCCCATCTGCCTGCCGTCCAAGAAGGTCGCCAAGac GCTGATGCTGGAGGGCCATAAGGGGCGTGTGTCGGGCTGGGGGAACCTGGCAGAGACGTGGAACCCCGCCAACAGGAACCTGCCCGCCGTCCTGCAGCAGATCCACCTGCCCATCGTGGAGCAGGACACCTGCCGCGCCTCCACCGCCATCAGGATCACAGACAACATGTTCTGTGCAG GGTACAAACCGGAGGACGCGGAGCGTGGCGACGCCTGTGAGGGCGACAGCGGCGGGCCGTTTGTGATGAAG tACCCAGACGACGGGCGCTGGTACCAGATTGGCATCGTGTCCTGGGGCGAGGGCTGCGACCGCGACGGCAAGTTCGGCTTCTACACACACCTGTTCCGCATGAGGCGCTGGATGAGGAAGGTTATCGACAAGACGGGAGGAGACGacgactaa